One segment of Clavelina lepadiformis chromosome 2, kaClaLepa1.1, whole genome shotgun sequence DNA contains the following:
- the LOC143445325 gene encoding M-phase phosphoprotein 6-like, with protein MTQEKGTATKLSLNLRKMKFMQRCMSENERQELEESDKIITSEHWELDLPEMLEHESRFVHIPSITHFEPCRHGRLSFGGYNKAIEKLMKELEQPKEIDDDGHNSDLSISDDEMAERYSSLVGTVGNKFKANSKQSTKKGRKLEPLAEDKEQSLQVKRTKLDKRGFMKPSV; from the coding sequence ATGACGCAGGAAAAAGGAACTGCAACAAAACTTTCTTTGAATCTTCGAAAAATGAAGTTTATGCAGCGATGTATGAGTGAAAATGAACGCCAGGAGTTGGAAGAAAGTGACAAGATCATCACGAGTGAACACTGGGAACTCGATCTTCCTGAGATGCTAGAACACGAAAGCAGATTTGTACATATTCCCAGCATAACACACTTTGAGCCTTGTCGGCATGGAAGATTGTCGTTTGGAGGATATAACAAAGCCATTGAAAAGTTAATGAAAGAGCTCGAACAACCTAAAGAAATTGATGACGATGGACACAACAGTGACCTTTCTATTTCTGACGATGAGATGGCAGAACGTTATTCATCACTCGTCGGCACCGTTGgtaataaatttaaagcaaattcAAAGCAAAGCACAAAGAAAGGGCGTAAATTAGAACCATTGGCTGAAGACAAGGAGCAAAGCTTACAAGTTAAAAGGACAAAATTAGATAAAAGAGGATTCATGAAACCTTCTGTTTAG